tgtgttagattgaagataaaacatacccaattttaattacgaataattagcagcaaatccacggccataaaagctcataatttaaaaaggcatgtgtgctgaactaccggttgcgaagagacctaaaatgattccggtagggtcccaagatgatactaaaattccaggacagatcccgaaaatcatccagaaattaaccaggaggggtcccaaaatgattcagaaatagtcccgaaaaagtcccgaaattaccttatgggttcccgtacagatcccgaaaaccatccagaaatgataccgaaaggctcaccaaatcatcccgtattagttccgaaaaagtacaggagtgacaccgacgggattcctgacggatcccgcaacccttccagaaattatgccggaagggacaccaaatgatcccgaaatagccccgacggaatcccggatggatcccgaaaaccatactgaaatgatgtcggaaaataccccaaatgatcccgaaatagccccgaaaaagtcccgaaatgatcccgacgggatcccggacggatcccgaaaactatccagaaatgatgccggaaagttccacaaatgatcccgaaatagtcccgaaatgacccctatgggatcccggacggatcccgcagactatgcagaaaagatgccgaaagggttcccatttgagcccgtatcagtcgataaaaagtcccgaagtgaccccgacgggatccagaaaactatctagatatgatgccggaaggtaccccaaaatgatcccgaaatagtcccgaaatgacccctatgggatcccgaacggatcgcgaaaactatccagaaatgatgccggaaaggtccccaaatgatcccctaatagtcccgaaattaccctgctgggatcccgaacggatcccgaaaaccatccagaaatgattccggaaaggtctGCAAATGATCACGAATTAattgagaaaaagtccagaaagaaccccgacgggatcccgaaaaccatctagaaatgatgccggaaggtacaccaaatgatccggAAGAAGTCCTAAAGTGAACCCGGCTGGTCCCGGCCGAATCTCGAAAACCGTCCAAaactgatgccggaagggaccccaaatgatcccgaaaaaggcgcgaaatgaccccgacgggatcccggacggataccgaaaaccatccagataggatgccggaaaggtcctcaaatgatcccctaatagtctcgaaatgaccctcacgggatccctgacggattccgaaaatcatccagaaatgaagccgaaatggttcctaaattatcccgtattattcgagaaaaagtcccgaaattaccacgacgggataacggacggatcccgaaaaccatgtataaatgatgccggaaggtgcaccaaatgatccagaaatagtcccgaaattaccccaacgggatcccgaacggatccccaacACTATCCACAaaagatgccggaaaggtcttcaaatgatcccctaatagtctcgaaatcaccctgacggaattccggacggatcccgaaaaccatccagaaatgatgccgaaagggtccccaaattatcccgtattagttgagaaaaagccccgaattgaccccgacggaatcccggacgaatccctaaaacaatccagaaatgatgctgaaagggtccccaaatgatcccgtattagtcgagaaaaagttccgaaatgaccccggcgggatcccggacgaatcccgaaagccatccagaaatgatgccggaagagaccctaaaaaatcccgaaaaagtcccgaaatggccccgacgggatcctggacggataccgaaaaccatctagaaatgatgccggtaggtaccccaaaatgatcccgaaatagtcccaaaatgaccccgtcgggatccaggacggatccctaaaaccatccagaaatgatgccctgaaattaccccgacggtatcccgaaaaccatccagaaatgatgccggtaggtaccccaaatgatcccgaaaaaatcccgaaatgaccctggagggatcccggacggataccgaaaaccatgcagaaatgatgccggtaggtaccccaagtgatcccgaaaaattcccgaaatgattgcgacgggatcccggacggataccaaaaaccatccagatgtgattccggtaggtaccccaaatgatgcgtaaatagtcccgaaattaccccgtcgagagccccgacggatccaggaaactatgcagaaatgatgccggagaggtcctcaaatgatcccctaagagtcccgaaatgatgccacgcgaatcccggacagatgccgaaagggtccccaaataatcccgtatttttagagaaaaagtcccgaaatggccaagtcgggatccccgacggataccgaaatccatccagaaatgatgctggaagggaccccaaatgatcccgtattagtcgaaaaaagtcccgaaattaccccgacggtatctcggacgaaccctggaaactatgcagaaatgatcccgaaatgaccccgtcgagatccccgacggatcccggaaattatgcagaaatgatgccggaaaggtcttcaaatgatcccctaattgtcccgaaatttccctgacgggatcccggacggataccaaaaaccaaccagatgtgatcccggtaggtaccccaaatgatgcggaaatagtcccgaaattaccccgtcgagagccccgacggatccaggaaactatgcagaaatgatgccggagaggtcctcaaatgatcccctaagagtcccgaaatgatgccacgcgaatcccggacagatgccgaaagggtccccaaataatcccgtatttttagagaaaaagtcccgaaatggccaagtcgggatccccgacggataccgaaatccatccagaaatgatgctggaagggaccccaaatgatcccgtattagtcgagaaaaagtcccgaaattaccccgacggtatctcggacgaaccccggaaactatgcagaaatgatcccgaaatgaccccgtcaagatccccgacggattccgaaaactatccagaaatgatgccggaatgtcctcaaatgatcccctaatagtcctgaaattaccgaaacccatccagaaattatgccgaaagggtccccaaatgatccgataccagtcgataaaaagtctcgaaataaccccgacgggatcccggacggatcctcaaaatcatatagaaatgatgccggaaggtaccccaaatgatccccaaatagtcccgaaatgaccctggcaggatcccgtacggatcccgaaaaccatccagaaatgatgccgaaagggtcctcaaatcatcccgtattagtcgagaaagtcctgaattgaccccgtcgggatcccggatggatcctcaaaaccatatagaaatgatgccggaatgtaccccaaatgatcccgaaatagtcccgaaatgaccctggcaggatcccgtacggatcccgaaaaccatccagaaataattccgaaagggtccccaaatcatcccgtattagtcgagaaaaagtcctgaattgaccccgtcgggatcccggatgtatcccgaaaactattcagaaataatgccggaaggtatcccgaaatagtcccgaaatgaccctgacgggataccggacggatccctaaaaccatctagaaatggtgccggaaggtacctcaaatgatcccgaaatagtcccgaaatgaccccgacgggataccggacggatcccgaaaaccatccagaaatgatgccgaaagtgtccccaaatgatcccgtattagtcgagaaaaattcccgaaatgaccccgacgggatcccggacggatcctcaaaaccatatagaaatgatgccggaaagtaccccaaaggatcccgaaatagttctgtaatgaacctgacgggatcccgaacggatcccgtaaaccatctagaaatggtgccggaaggtatctcaaatgatcccgaaatagtaccgtaatgaccctgacggtatcccggacggatctcgaaaaccatctagaaatgatgccggaaggtaccccaaatgatcccgaaatagtcccgaaatggccccgacggtttcccggacggatcccgaaaaccattcagaaatgatgccgaaagcgtccccaaatgatcccgtattagtcgagcaaaagtcccgaaatgaccccgacgggttcccggacggataccgaaaagcatccagatatgatgccgaaagggtccccaaatgatcccgtataagtcgagaaaaagtcccgaaatgaccaagacgggatcccggacggataccgaaaaccatccagaaatgatgccgaaagcgtccccaaatgatcccgtattagtcgagaaaaagtcccgaaatgaccccgacgggttcccggacggatcccgaaaagcatccagatatgatgccgaaagggtccccaaatgatcccgtataagtcgagaaaaagtcgcgaattgaccaagacgggatcccggacggatcccgaaaaccatctagcaatgatgacggaagctaccctaaatgatcctgtattagtcgagaagaagtcccgaaattaccacgacgggatcccggacggatcccgaaaaccatctagaaatgatgccggaaggtaccccaaatgatcccgaaatagtcccgaaatgagcccgacgggatcccggacggatcccgaaaaccatccagaaatgatgccgaaagcgtccccaaatgatcccgtattagtcgagaaaaagtcccgaaatgaccccgacgtgttcccggacggatcccgaaaagcatccagatatgatgccgaaagggtccccaaatgatcccgtatattGCATGCTAACGATGTAAATTCAGAGACATCACCTTTAATACAAATTCTAGCATTTTCGGGCCTCCAAATTTCTTAAGAAGCATGAAGTGCCGTCAGAAAACCGCTTTTTAAAGCTTACCTCATTCAATATTAATTTAGCATGcgcgcatacatatacatacgaacACATACAAACCTATAGTAGTAGTACTGTTTTGAGTGTAGGAatactttttgaagtttttgaatgttgcttagtagtaaaagcagaacatacacataagtaggatgttatgaaatttctttaacttatcagatcacaatagattaaatggttctcaagaaattatggtctaatatacaatgtatattatttttttttaaatatgtgatTGTTAGTTTCAATTGAAAATATTATGCAACGATGTTTGAAACATATTTATTGCTGAATTAATTTTAACCCTTATGATTTGATGCATAAAAGGTTATCCCAAATAATATTGGGCACTTTCGTAGGTTAAGTTTTTGAAATCTAAGGAATATCTAAATCCCGGTAATAATTACAATACAAGATACCGAAAATCCCGGGGttccgaaattataaaatattgacatccctaatataaggtgaagttttaaaatttgttggaatATTCATTAACCCATTTGGGGGCACATGTTGCTATTACTCGGAAACTAGAAAAAATGTTCTAAAACACTAGTCTTCGAGACCTCAGATACCTGTACGGTgagtacgtatatatatatatatatatatattttcctaaTACCATAAAAAACAGTAAAAGTACAAGaaacttttttattaaaaaagagTACAAAAAAACGTAAATAAAGAAAATCAAGATCAGTAAGATCCATGCTTCTTAGCGAGTAGGTACAGTTTAGCAATTTGGAGTAAATAGTTTACACCCAAAGCGCACTTAAATAGATTGCTCGATAtcacgccgattttcacagatttttatataaatgtgccCTGTTGTTGTATGGTGCGCAAATGATGTAAAATTTTGGATATAGCTGCAGACATtcgtgctttatcggtaaccgtatcggtaaccttataacagctgattcgaccaaccttatgggaatcaatgcaatcgattattggtgccgctaaggtcgtaaccgtatcatagccaaccaattggtttttggtttaccgtcgtaacgataaacagctgattacgttagggatacgactacagcgatacgacatacggcaccaataacTCCCACTCATATCTATCTTACTTTATTCTACCCAAGATAATAAAGTTATTCGTTTCATCTGTCACTCTGCATCGTAATGGCATAACTAATCGAGAAAAATAAAGATTTACATGTATCAAAATGAACACgggaaaaaaattgattgaaaccgATGATGCAAACTTTACAAGCGGGTAGAAAACTTACTGTAGAGTACTTTTTCTTTTCCAATGTTTACCATAATAATATAGGTACATAATAATTTTTCTAAACTTAAAAATGCTTCTGCTTACTGAAAAAGTCTATTTCATTTGTGAAAGCAGCATATTATTCATCCGTTATTTCTCAAAATTaaggttaaaataaaaaatttatgatttctATGTATAGAGCGGGGTGTCTGGGGTTCACAGCTGTAAAATCTTACGTTTTGATTTGTGTTATTTGGGTGGTTTTGCACTTTGTCTATgacaatttacaaaaaaaattttataggcattttagctttatttttttaaagatgTGACAGCGAAATTAAAGGGCTCCGAGGGTTAATTAAATACGCCCAAGTAAAAAAATCGCTATATCAGCAACTcccataaaaattttaatatgaaagacAGGAATGTTCAACTTGCCGGAATGTGACTTTTTTTCAATATAACTCGACACTTTTAAAATTGTCGTGCTTAATGCTTTTAAGCAAGTTGTTTTAACTCTTCTCGCGCTAAATATCTTCATAAAAACTTGTTCaaccaatttttaaaactaagctttcaCAAAAAGgaacttaaaatttttcgtactattttaggTACTATTTGCGCATTTTTGTAGTAAGTGATTGGTACTGAATGCATGActtcacacaccaaaaatgtgaaatcacctgaGTGCAGTCATTGATTTAAGTATATTTATTTCTGCAGTCtgatttagcattcttttcaattgcatgcggtgctaaatgaaatccttatttctctgcatgattgcagaattaaaaaatggaagcataattctcgtatgaagaaaaaattgtgatatactgattgtagaaaaactctaatttcaaaaagcaaatgatttcatTCTTCACCAGCTCtgaaccataccatagccaaccaattggtttttggtttctcgccatatccataacctacaaatatttgagttggtgaatttaataactgtttgtagattttattcattgttttggatacgttagactaagagacttattttttgtggaatatgtttataattttttgcgttttcttcatttttatgaaattttcacgatttttaggttaaggcaccattaatcgatcacattggagatggttatggatatgagtATGGTTACGACtgtggcgttagggttaaggaagtttaactggcccttTATTGGACAAAGTGGcaagtcaactttaactgaagtttaaaccaAAGGGgctaaatacaataagagccgtcactcgttattttttggcatttactcgatgtatactgagaggtagtcgctactttttttttccagcgagatactcgccacaaaataacgagtgacggctcttattgtatttatcctctttgtttaAACCAaagagagggacatttttaattgtctcgcatttatccatgccgtgaaggccccttgtgcaactgtgatttttggaaagagaattaaataaattaattaaatacagtcgaaaaataaacacaaataccccacgaaaatgtatagaagacatttataaacatctcgcccaaaaaaaagtagcgactacctctcagtatacatggagtaaatgccaaaaaaataacgagtgacggctcttattgtattatcctctttgcttaaactcgcactgaaacgTAAAATATAGCTAATGgcgaaatttaattaattaaatggttTATCTTACGGGCTGTTCTATCATTACAAATAAGGGATATTGTTGGAACCAGAGCCGAAAAATGAACAAATTAGAAAAACACGTTTAGATTCAATAGCGTTTATTTTAGGAATAATTTATTTGACAGAATATGCAAACATATATGCAAAGAAAACTTGATGTAGAAATTTACAGGAATACGAACTATTCGTGTTGTAGTTTTATAACAAGTACATTTTTAACAGATCTAAActttctttgaaattttctttacttGACATTTTTAATCTGTAAGGTTAGAAAAATTTACACGCTTTTAATTATGAcaaaatgtaaatacatatatacagcaTTAATACACGAACTgcaccactttaaaaaaaaaaaaattgtttatagttTCACGTTTTTATCCAATTActtataaagaaattaatttttaatcaaACCAACTGATAATTTTAGTTTAATGTACTAGGTGTGTAGATACGAAGTATTTCTTTTAACTCACGCACTATGAATGGAGTTACGAGGAAATAGAATTAAAATAGAAAAGACTACTGTTATAATATTTTGACATATCATTGTCAGGCCACATTTAGTGATAGCTTCTCAGTGCTGCCATATCAAAAAACGAATTTCTCAAAAAAGTGTAGATACGtgtttaatactgttttcacacagaaacttaatgatctcatttcacctgctaatgaaatcgtaaattttttgctttcacacagaagtaactgctcgattagtatgaaggatgagatagacaatcatggcggaacgatacaaggtgggagcatggtgacatacctacaaacaaaaaaaattccatgtacttgtaaattcgatggacaaatgtcaatatcgtactgcgccggtagttgatgtatcaaatcaaataaaaaaggttataatcagctgttcgatgcggccaccttgtatcgttccgccatgcaggcaatgacatttgctttgaaaactaagaagcggaacgctaccaacagagttgcattgtgcttttgacttcattaggcattcgattagctactaatgaaataataatagattcgaattttgtagggaagattgagctcaataagcgtcttaatgtagaaaactgcctttattattcaataagccgtctgtgtgaaaacagtataacgcaGAAACGGGACGAAATGATATTTGTGCTCAaaccatttatttattaataaacatatttaaatataaatatatgcaaATCTATTAAGCCGAAGATCATGAACATGATTTTTCATTTTGCAGACACCATTCCGGTTGTAATGCCTCAGCACTTATTCCGTTAACCACTAATCGCTGACGATGATACAACATGCGAGCTTCAGCTTCTCTGTATCCCTGCTTAGGATTTGACCACAATCGTTCTGCTAGTGCGCTGGAACGTGGCCATAATCGATAGTCGAGGGTAAATTCATCGATTTGCTCTGACCAAACTGCTGCCTCAGCACCCAAAACTAGAGATTTGTTCGTTCCAGCAATGATAtccaaattattttcataaactTTCTGCCAACCAATAAATGGGGAACACCAATTGTTACCACTGTCTGTCCAGCTTGGTCCACCACAATCGAAATACAGAGCATCACTATTCGATATGATAACACGGAAGCCACGATCTACAATAGCTTTGATTTCAAGACTAGTACTTTTTGTCCAAATTTGTATAATATATCTAGATTTATCTATATATTGATCAATGTAAGGTTCTTGTGTTAAAGTACTTGTCCACAATATAATTGGCGGTTTACTATTATTAGTTACTTTATCTACCCTCTTCAGAGCTTTATTTTGAAAATCACCCCAAAGCCGATGGAAGTCATCCTCTTCTAGACCCCAACCTTGTGACTGCATCCAATTTCTAATACTTTCACTAGAATTCCAGCATTCAGATACCACTTCATCGCCACCCATATGAAAGATGTCTGGATTAAATAGCTCAAAAATTTCACGATAAATATCTTCTAATATAGGATATAATCCATCCACAGTAGGATCGAGTTGTCCGCATGGTGGTTCAAAACAATAACTTCGCCAAGGCTGATAATTAGAACAAGCAACCATCGCCTTATGTTGCCAGCCTTCGCTGACATGAGCGGGAGCATCGTATTCTGGCATTACTCGTACACCTCGAATCAATCCATACTGAATAATTTCAGAAATTTGTTCTTGTTTATAAACTTTCTTGGGAGAATATGCACCAAGTGTATGCAATTCAGGACGGGATTTAAGTTCAAGAGGAAAACTTTGAGAATCTGTTATGTGCCAATGGAAAGTGTTGAGTTTTACCATCGCTAAGGCAtctaaagaaaataaaagaagcaAAGATATTAATTGgtcaataaaatttattattaaatctaCTCGTGTAAAAGAGCCCGAAAAGTTCATAGAAAAGTCATAGGGGGATAACACCATCTTGTACCGAATTCGCCTTGCAATAGGtatgaaatggtggatcggattaacaACACGTGTAAACTAACTCCTAGGTAATTAAATAACTACATTTCCAATATCAATTTTTCCCTTCGAATATCGGTAATAATGAACAAATTTAAGACCTAGCTTACATATAACGAGGCTGTCTTCATTGTCGTATCATAAGATCTATTTACATAAAATGAGATtgtcttcattttcgtacttctAATCGGTTGTCCGTTTGtaacgctagtaaatatgctgatcggaatcacatagCATTCTGAGAGCATATTCAATAGGACcaacatttaattttatttaggaGTTttagttttaggcctaaacagcaggcatgcttaaccaacgaaccgatatcatttcgttacgataattaacgttaataaacgaaacaaagtcatttcgtttcgtttattaacgttaagaacgtgaaattaacgaaatgatttcgtttcgttttctgccgtatcaaaacggaatcaaatcgtttatgttgattattaatttcaaactatgctggcaaagctgattgatggcggagtcattaaaggtgaaagcattagccaagctgattgcaacttttctcatgaattttgacagtacgaacatttctcagagtgtttttgacat
The Eurosta solidaginis isolate ZX-2024a chromosome 5, ASM4086904v1, whole genome shotgun sequence DNA segment above includes these coding regions:
- the LOC137252156 gene encoding chitooligosaccharidolytic beta-N-acetylglucosaminidase-like isoform X2, which encodes MGGNFCLVFFIVIACQNFGAYAKARDYKAVYGYECQQSICNKVELTEETIKTAISLPVCRMLCGETKVGTVWPQPTRGIIYENDLLNVDIRNISWKFPDQFTKQLLFWRASKGRFLKQLENANDDINSINNGESKLEIVIKINRGTNEVPRLTLDTDESYKLSISYTPTDGAIAKISSNTYFGARHGLETLSQLIIYDEIRSQYLLLAKVEIEDAPVYKWRGILLDTSRHFYSVKSIKRTIDALAMVKLNTFHWHITDSQSFPLELKSRPELHTLGAYSPKKVYKQEQISEIIQYGLIRGVRVMPEYDAPAHVSEGWQHKAMVACSNYQPWRSYCFEPPCGQLDPTVDGLYPILEDIYREIFELFNPDIFHMGGDEVVSECWNSSESIRNWMQSQGWGLEEDDFHRLWGDFQNKALKRVDKVTNNSKPPIILWTSTLTQEPYIDQYIDKSRYIIQIWTKSTSLEIKAIVDRGFRVIISNSDALYFDCGGPSWTDSGNNWCSPFIGWQKVYENNLDIIAGTNKSLVLGAEAAVWSEQIDEFTLDYRLWPRSSALAERLWSNPKQGYREAEARMLYHRQRLVVNGISAEALQPEWCLQNEKSCS
- the LOC137252156 gene encoding chitooligosaccharidolytic beta-N-acetylglucosaminidase-like isoform X1 — its product is MHEMERNLFLVFFIFITYQSFSASVKGEEYQAVYGYECQQSICNKVELTEETIKTAISLPVCRMLCGETKVGTVWPQPTRGIIYENDLLNVDIRNISWKFPDQFTKQLLFWRASKGRFLKQLENANDDINSINNGESKLEIVIKINRGTNEVPRLTLDTDESYKLSISYTPTDGAIAKISSNTYFGARHGLETLSQLIIYDEIRSQYLLLAKVEIEDAPVYKWRGILLDTSRHFYSVKSIKRTIDALAMVKLNTFHWHITDSQSFPLELKSRPELHTLGAYSPKKVYKQEQISEIIQYGLIRGVRVMPEYDAPAHVSEGWQHKAMVACSNYQPWRSYCFEPPCGQLDPTVDGLYPILEDIYREIFELFNPDIFHMGGDEVVSECWNSSESIRNWMQSQGWGLEEDDFHRLWGDFQNKALKRVDKVTNNSKPPIILWTSTLTQEPYIDQYIDKSRYIIQIWTKSTSLEIKAIVDRGFRVIISNSDALYFDCGGPSWTDSGNNWCSPFIGWQKVYENNLDIIAGTNKSLVLGAEAAVWSEQIDEFTLDYRLWPRSSALAERLWSNPKQGYREAEARMLYHRQRLVVNGISAEALQPEWCLQNEKSCS